In Legionella spiritensis, the following proteins share a genomic window:
- a CDS encoding leucine-rich repeat domain-containing protein, whose translation MPLTRDLIKKKTIETEKKVKILDLARLDVTDDDIPLVCDYLQENPEIIGVDLSHNSIHAQGIAQLAEIKTIEYLNLSRNFGVRNDGAYELARMNNLKALRVEWCSIERTGVKALATLPSLQALDVRSNCLTFESVAALLQNPSLRELAINGGEIFGKEAPPNPTWLDYQVAYKAEFLELLKKNTRLTTLDITVNKDDYELSKEEEDVIESILKRNQAMIAADTIAQDVRTGGQFSSLPVELSALILSDLRTGIEDTPEKKKEIYHDTLRYLKNTIQYQDTFKQKSQISVGTTDEITTPTSIQEIEEYPEESLTEETRMDCHPSPASSPAGKKQGGWLTLPFFRARRPEGEGSSKDAGYLFTPKSGG comes from the coding sequence ATGCCATTAACCAGAGACTTAATTAAAAAGAAAACGATTGAAACGGAAAAAAAAGTAAAAATCCTGGATCTTGCAAGGCTTGACGTTACTGACGATGATATTCCGCTTGTTTGCGACTATTTACAAGAAAATCCGGAAATCATCGGTGTTGATCTCTCTCACAATAGCATCCATGCACAGGGAATCGCTCAGTTAGCAGAAATTAAAACCATTGAATACCTGAATTTAAGTCGTAATTTTGGTGTGCGTAACGATGGTGCTTATGAACTCGCCAGGATGAACAATCTCAAAGCCTTACGCGTTGAGTGGTGTAGCATAGAAAGAACCGGCGTTAAAGCATTAGCAACCCTGCCGTCGCTTCAGGCATTGGATGTACGGTCAAACTGCCTTACTTTTGAATCGGTCGCTGCCTTATTACAAAACCCTTCCCTCCGGGAACTGGCCATCAATGGAGGGGAAATTTTTGGTAAAGAAGCTCCCCCTAATCCCACATGGCTGGATTACCAAGTCGCATATAAAGCGGAATTTCTTGAGTTACTGAAAAAAAATACCCGTCTTACCACACTTGACATTACTGTTAACAAAGACGATTACGAATTGTCGAAAGAGGAAGAAGACGTTATCGAATCCATCCTCAAGCGAAACCAAGCCATGATTGCCGCTGACACCATTGCCCAGGACGTTAGAACCGGTGGGCAGTTTTCATCGCTGCCTGTAGAACTCAGTGCGTTGATTCTATCTGATTTAAGAACAGGCATTGAAGACACGCCTGAAAAGAAAAAAGAAATCTATCATGACACATTGCGCTATTTAAAAAATACCATCCAATATCAGGATACCTTCAAACAAAAATCACAAATCTCTGTCGGGACAACGGATGAGATAACGACACCGACATCCATACAGGAAATAGAGGAATATCCGGAAGAATCGTTGACTGAGGAAACGCGTATGGATTGTCATCCTTCTCCTGCATCATCCCCTGCCGGGAAAAAACAAGGTGGTTGGCTGACTCTTCCGTTTTTCAGGGCTCGGCGGCCTGAAGGGGAAGGAAGCAGCAAGGATGCGGGTTATCTTTTCACTCCTAAATCAGGCGGATAA
- the ligA gene encoding NAD-dependent DNA ligase LigA codes for MIKDEIIKKIAALREQIRTYDYHYYVLDNPQVPDAEYDRCFRELQQLEQDYPETVTADSPTQRVSGKVSEAFESIAHRRPMLSLSNVFGDDELRAFVKRVADKLDCDPNDLLFTCEPKLDGLAVNLTYEHGVLVHGATRGDGEVGENITNNIKTIASVPLKLRSPNPPAVIEVRGEVYMPKAGFESLNEQARRQGEKTFANPRNAAAGSLRQLNSAITAERPLDIYCYGIGDYEGEGLPESHFARLAWLGEQGFRVSPDTRQARGIERCFQYYHDMFKRRDDLPYEIDGVVYKVDSIPLQQKLGFVARAPRFACAHKYPAHEEMTEIVAVDFQVGRTGALTPVARLKPVVVSGVTVSNATLHNMDEIRRKDIHIGDTVIVRRAGDVIPEVVSVVLEKRPEQITNIELPETCPVCGAEVVREEGEAVARCTGGLFCAAQLKRGIWHFASRKAMSIDGLGKVLIEQLVDEKLVEDVADLYHQDMTRLAQLERMGEKSAQNVLQAIDHSKKTTFKRFLYALGIREVGEVGAGVLAAEFPDIASLEKATEEQLMALRDIGPIGAYHIVHFFAQEHNRRVIDKLLAAGVHWPSEERKTADSSHPFYGKVVVLTGTLSGMGRDEATARLQEVGAKVTGSVSSRTDYVIAGTEAGSKLDKARQLGVAVLNEQEFLARLT; via the coding sequence ATGATTAAGGACGAAATAATCAAAAAAATAGCGGCGTTGCGCGAACAGATCAGAACGTACGATTATCATTATTACGTTCTTGATAATCCTCAGGTTCCTGATGCCGAATACGATCGTTGTTTCAGAGAGCTTCAGCAACTCGAACAGGATTATCCCGAGACTGTGACCGCAGACTCACCGACCCAGCGAGTAAGCGGGAAGGTTTCTGAAGCGTTTGAATCCATAGCCCATCGCCGGCCGATGCTGTCGCTGAGCAATGTGTTTGGTGATGACGAATTGCGGGCTTTTGTTAAACGCGTCGCCGACAAACTGGATTGTGACCCGAATGATTTGCTTTTCACATGCGAACCGAAACTGGATGGACTGGCAGTTAACCTGACTTATGAACATGGCGTTTTAGTACACGGAGCAACCCGCGGTGACGGAGAAGTGGGAGAGAACATCACCAATAACATCAAAACCATTGCCTCCGTACCTTTGAAGCTGCGCTCCCCAAATCCCCCGGCCGTTATTGAGGTGCGTGGTGAGGTTTATATGCCGAAAGCGGGTTTTGAGTCATTGAATGAGCAGGCGCGCCGTCAGGGCGAAAAGACGTTTGCCAATCCGCGTAATGCCGCGGCCGGGAGCTTGCGTCAGCTTAATTCCGCCATTACTGCGGAAAGACCTCTGGATATTTATTGTTATGGTATTGGCGATTACGAAGGCGAGGGGTTACCGGAAAGTCATTTTGCCCGGTTGGCCTGGCTTGGGGAGCAAGGGTTTCGAGTATCCCCGGACACCAGGCAGGCTCGTGGCATCGAGAGATGCTTCCAATATTACCATGATATGTTCAAGCGACGGGACGACCTCCCTTATGAAATTGACGGTGTGGTTTATAAGGTGGACAGCATTCCCTTACAGCAAAAACTGGGCTTTGTAGCGCGGGCTCCTCGCTTTGCCTGCGCCCATAAGTACCCGGCTCATGAGGAAATGACGGAAATCGTTGCCGTTGATTTTCAGGTTGGCCGTACTGGTGCCCTGACACCGGTGGCACGTTTGAAGCCGGTAGTTGTTTCCGGAGTGACGGTAAGTAACGCCACTTTGCATAATATGGATGAAATCCGCAGAAAGGATATTCATATCGGGGATACGGTCATTGTCCGTCGGGCGGGCGATGTGATTCCGGAGGTGGTATCCGTGGTCCTTGAGAAAAGGCCGGAACAAATTACCAATATTGAATTGCCAGAGACATGCCCGGTGTGCGGGGCGGAAGTGGTGCGTGAAGAAGGCGAAGCGGTGGCACGATGTACGGGCGGTTTGTTTTGTGCGGCGCAATTAAAGCGAGGGATCTGGCATTTCGCGTCACGAAAAGCCATGTCCATTGATGGTTTGGGAAAAGTCCTCATTGAGCAGCTGGTTGATGAAAAACTGGTGGAAGATGTTGCGGATCTTTACCATCAGGATATGACACGGCTGGCTCAACTGGAACGCATGGGGGAAAAATCCGCCCAAAATGTGTTGCAAGCCATTGATCATAGTAAAAAAACAACGTTTAAACGTTTTCTTTACGCGTTGGGTATTCGAGAGGTAGGGGAAGTTGGAGCCGGTGTGCTTGCTGCGGAATTTCCTGATATCGCGTCCCTTGAAAAGGCGACAGAGGAACAATTGATGGCTCTGAGGGATATTGGTCCCATCGGGGCGTATCACATTGTGCATTTTTTTGCCCAGGAACATAACCGTCGTGTTATTGATAAATTACTGGCCGCCGGCGTCCATTGGCCAAGTGAGGAACGTAAAACCGCAGACAGCAGCCACCCGTTTTATGGCAAGGTTGTCGTGTTGACCGGCACATTAAGCGGCATGGGTCGTGATGAAGCGACAGCCCGTCTTCAGGAGGTCGGTGCGAAAGTGACCGGCAGTGTTTCATCCAGAACCGATTATGTGATTGCCGGCACTGAAGCAGGCTCGAAGCTCGATAAAGCGAGGCAACTGGGTGTCGCTGTTTTGAATGAGCAGGAATTTCTTGCCAGGTTGACTTGA
- the dnaE gene encoding DNA polymerase III subunit alpha: MQAEFVHLRVHSEFSMIDGMVRIKPLMSAVVERGMNAVAVTDFCNLFAAVKVFRAAINNGVKPILGADLPCHDPDNPEQIFSLLLLCQNEAGYRNLTCLISKAYQEGQHQGQPRVHLAWLEEYADGLIALSGGRKGLIGNALLAGDEETACSLAKHYATMFPNRFYLEIQRTGRRDESLYNERVVKLAEQLKLPLAATNDVCFIDREDFEAHEARVCIHDGYTLADPRRSPNYHANQYLRTASEMVELFKDLPQAIANTVEISRRCTVALNLGNNYLPSFPIPADLTIENYLSELSKTGLEERLAHIFRHQPANEIATARIPYDKRLQIELDVINSMGFPGYFLIVADFIQWAKQNGVPVGPGRGSGAGSLVAYALKITDLDPLQYELLFERFLNPERVSMPDFDIDFCMEGRDRVIEYVAEKYGRQSVSQIITFGTMAAKAVVRDVGRVLGHPYGFVDKIAKLIPFEIGITLKKALEDEEELKRRYDEEEEVRELIDLARKLEGITRNAGKHAGGVVIAPSRLTDFTAIYCEQGSTQIVSQFDKDDVEAVGLVKFDFLGLRTLTIIDWALQTVNRQKREAGEEIVDISLIPTDDSKTFDLLKSCQTTAVFQLESRGMKELIHRLQPDCFEDIIALVALFRPGPLQSGMVDDFIDRKHGRASVEYPHPDLEPILKPTYGVILYQEQVMQIAQVLANYTLGAADLLRRAMGKKKPEEMAKQRAIFVEGATGRGVEESVATHIFDLMEKFAGYGFNKSHSAAYALVAYQTAWLKAHYPAAFMAAVMSSDMDNTDKVVTFIGECAQMKLKVLPPAVNESLYQFTTRDEQTILYGLGAIKGVGESAINCIIDERKQVGKYQGLFNFCQRLDLRKVNRRVLEALIKSGAMDDWGVERSVIFASLEKALKLAEKQQQNQHSGQTDLFSLLDDSVNEEDYQTCPPWSDRQRLEGEKETLGLYLTGHPVDQYAVEFMAFMTPINQLNPSTSKKAWVCGLVLAVKRILTKRGKKLTILTMEDRLARLDVVVFSEVYDALSFEIQSGKIIVVEGEISHDDYSGGIRMTAAQLYTVEDARSRFAKCLTLALGPENSSLLPTLQSIFQAHQGQCVVQIRYANQNARATLNLAQEWQVAPSDDLITLLGDLLGEKKVWVSY, translated from the coding sequence ATGCAAGCGGAATTTGTGCATTTACGTGTCCACAGCGAATTTTCAATGATTGACGGGATGGTGCGTATCAAACCGTTGATGAGTGCCGTGGTTGAACGTGGAATGAATGCTGTGGCCGTGACGGATTTCTGTAACCTGTTTGCTGCGGTTAAAGTGTTTAGGGCGGCGATTAATAACGGCGTCAAGCCAATTTTAGGGGCGGATCTGCCATGTCATGATCCTGACAATCCGGAACAGATTTTTTCCCTGTTGCTTCTTTGTCAAAATGAAGCGGGGTATCGCAATCTCACGTGCCTCATATCCAAAGCCTATCAGGAAGGGCAGCATCAGGGACAACCCAGAGTACATCTTGCCTGGCTGGAAGAATACGCGGACGGTTTGATAGCGTTATCTGGCGGTCGAAAAGGATTAATTGGCAATGCGTTGCTGGCAGGAGACGAGGAAACGGCTTGCAGTTTGGCAAAGCACTATGCCACGATGTTTCCCAATCGTTTTTATCTTGAAATTCAACGCACCGGACGCCGTGACGAATCTTTATATAATGAACGTGTTGTAAAACTGGCTGAGCAATTGAAACTGCCTTTGGCAGCGACCAATGATGTGTGTTTTATTGATCGCGAGGATTTTGAGGCTCATGAAGCACGCGTTTGCATTCACGATGGGTATACGCTGGCGGATCCGAGGCGCAGTCCGAATTATCATGCGAACCAGTATTTGCGCACGGCCAGTGAGATGGTTGAACTCTTTAAGGATTTGCCGCAGGCCATTGCCAATACCGTAGAAATAAGTCGACGCTGCACGGTGGCATTGAATCTGGGTAATAATTACCTGCCATCCTTTCCCATCCCCGCGGATTTAACCATAGAAAACTATTTGTCGGAGTTGTCGAAAACAGGGCTTGAAGAGAGGCTTGCCCATATTTTCAGACATCAACCGGCAAACGAGATTGCCACAGCCCGGATCCCCTACGACAAGCGTTTACAGATAGAACTGGATGTCATCAACAGCATGGGCTTTCCCGGTTATTTTTTAATTGTTGCCGACTTTATCCAATGGGCCAAGCAAAATGGTGTGCCTGTAGGCCCGGGACGTGGTTCCGGTGCGGGATCCCTGGTTGCGTACGCCTTAAAGATTACCGATTTGGATCCCTTGCAATACGAATTGCTTTTTGAGCGCTTTTTAAACCCTGAGCGCGTGTCCATGCCCGACTTTGATATTGATTTTTGCATGGAGGGGCGTGATCGGGTTATTGAATACGTCGCTGAGAAATATGGCCGGCAGAGTGTTTCCCAGATTATCACGTTCGGCACCATGGCTGCCAAAGCCGTCGTTCGGGATGTGGGCAGGGTTTTAGGCCATCCTTACGGCTTTGTTGACAAAATAGCCAAATTAATTCCTTTTGAAATCGGTATTACCCTTAAAAAGGCACTTGAGGATGAAGAGGAGCTCAAACGTCGCTACGACGAGGAGGAAGAGGTCAGGGAACTTATTGATCTGGCCAGAAAGCTGGAAGGTATTACCCGCAACGCCGGCAAGCACGCCGGAGGCGTGGTTATCGCGCCGTCCAGACTGACGGATTTCACCGCTATTTATTGTGAACAGGGCTCCACGCAGATAGTCAGCCAGTTTGACAAGGATGACGTGGAAGCGGTCGGGCTGGTGAAGTTCGATTTTCTGGGACTTCGTACGTTAACGATTATTGATTGGGCTTTGCAAACGGTTAATCGTCAAAAAAGAGAAGCAGGCGAGGAGATTGTTGATATCTCCTTGATTCCAACCGATGATTCAAAGACCTTTGACTTGTTAAAATCCTGTCAGACCACGGCTGTTTTCCAGTTGGAGTCCCGTGGTATGAAAGAGTTGATCCACCGACTGCAACCGGATTGCTTTGAAGATATTATCGCCCTGGTGGCTTTATTCAGGCCCGGTCCGTTGCAATCCGGGATGGTCGATGATTTTATCGACCGCAAGCATGGTCGTGCCAGTGTGGAATACCCCCACCCTGATTTGGAGCCTATCCTGAAACCAACCTACGGAGTCATTCTCTATCAGGAGCAGGTCATGCAAATAGCGCAGGTTCTGGCGAATTACACGCTGGGTGCCGCTGATTTGCTACGTCGTGCCATGGGTAAGAAAAAACCTGAGGAAATGGCGAAACAACGCGCTATTTTTGTGGAAGGCGCGACAGGGCGTGGTGTAGAGGAAAGCGTTGCCACGCATATTTTTGATTTGATGGAAAAATTTGCCGGTTATGGTTTTAACAAATCACATTCCGCGGCCTACGCCCTGGTTGCCTATCAGACGGCCTGGTTGAAAGCACATTATCCGGCGGCCTTTATGGCGGCTGTTATGTCCTCCGATATGGATAATACCGATAAGGTGGTGACGTTCATCGGGGAATGCGCCCAGATGAAACTCAAGGTTCTTCCGCCCGCCGTGAACGAGTCTTTATATCAGTTTACGACGAGAGATGAACAGACCATATTGTATGGTCTGGGTGCGATTAAAGGCGTGGGGGAGTCGGCCATTAACTGCATTATTGACGAACGCAAGCAGGTCGGCAAATACCAGGGGCTTTTCAATTTTTGCCAACGACTTGATTTAAGAAAAGTCAATCGCCGCGTTCTGGAGGCGTTAATCAAAAGCGGTGCGATGGATGATTGGGGTGTAGAGCGCTCCGTTATCTTTGCGTCACTTGAAAAAGCGTTGAAGCTGGCCGAGAAACAGCAGCAAAATCAACATAGCGGACAAACGGATTTATTTTCCTTGCTCGACGATTCTGTCAACGAGGAAGATTATCAGACATGTCCGCCCTGGTCTGATCGTCAGCGGCTTGAAGGTGAAAAGGAGACATTGGGCCTGTATCTGACCGGTCACCCCGTTGATCAGTACGCGGTAGAATTTATGGCATTTATGACGCCCATTAATCAATTAAATCCCTCGACCAGCAAGAAGGCGTGGGTGTGCGGCCTGGTTTTGGCCGTTAAAAGGATTCTGACCAAGCGCGGTAAAAAACTCACCATTCTGACAATGGAAGATCGTCTGGCAAGACTCGATGTGGTTGTTTTTTCTGAAGTTTATGACGCCTTGTCGTTTGAAATTCAAAGCGGGAAAATTATCGTTGTGGAAGGTGAAATCAGTCATGACGACTACAGCGGAGGCATCAGAATGACCGCCGCGCAATTGTACACGGTTGAAGATGCCCGAAGCCGTTTTGCGAAATGTTTGACATTGGCGCTGGGGCCTGAAAACAGTAGCCTTTTGCCAACCCTGCAATCTATTTTCCAGGCGCATCAAGGCCAGTGTGTGGTCCAGATTCGATACGCCAATCAAAACGCCAGGGCCACGCTGAATCTGGCACAGGAATGGCAGGTTGCTCCCAGCGATGATTTGATTACGCTCCTTGGCGATCTACTGGGTGAAAAAAAGGTATGGGTAAGCTATTAA
- a CDS encoding ABC transporter permease, which produces MMYYLLRRILYAVPILIGINIITFALFFMVNSPDDMARMQLGQKHIKEAEIIQWKIQHGYDLPLFYNDNQHGLNQWTRTLFFQKSLRLFAFDFGTSDGGRDISYDISHRMWPSLAIALPVLVLGIMINICFAMVMAFFRTTYLDVAGVVICIILMSISSLFYIIGGQYLFGKMLRLVPISGYDYGLESVKFLVLPVIVAVIGGIGAGSRWYRTLFLEEINKEYVKTARAKGLSETRVLFRHVLKNAMLPILTGVVVIIPSLFMGSLVLESFFGVPGLGSYIIDAIQQQDFAIVRAMVFLGSILYIVGLILTDISYTFADPRVRFGSS; this is translated from the coding sequence ATGATGTATTATCTTTTGCGGCGAATACTGTATGCCGTGCCCATTTTAATTGGAATTAACATCATCACATTCGCTCTTTTTTTTATGGTGAATTCTCCTGATGATATGGCACGCATGCAACTGGGACAAAAACATATTAAAGAAGCGGAAATTATCCAGTGGAAAATTCAGCATGGCTACGATCTGCCTCTTTTTTATAATGACAACCAGCATGGATTAAACCAATGGACCCGGACGCTTTTTTTCCAGAAATCCCTGCGTTTGTTTGCCTTTGATTTCGGTACATCGGACGGTGGAAGAGACATCAGTTACGATATCTCGCACCGTATGTGGCCGAGCCTGGCTATTGCCTTGCCGGTCCTGGTTCTGGGCATCATGATCAATATCTGCTTTGCGATGGTTATGGCGTTTTTCCGCACCACCTATCTGGACGTGGCAGGGGTAGTGATTTGTATCATTTTGATGTCTATATCCAGTCTTTTTTATATCATTGGCGGCCAGTATCTTTTTGGTAAAATGTTACGTCTGGTACCTATCTCCGGCTATGACTATGGTCTGGAAAGCGTGAAATTTCTGGTATTACCGGTGATTGTCGCGGTGATTGGCGGTATAGGAGCCGGGTCGCGCTGGTATCGAACCCTGTTTTTGGAGGAAATCAATAAAGAGTATGTCAAAACGGCGAGGGCAAAAGGATTATCCGAGACTCGGGTGCTGTTTCGGCATGTTCTGAAAAACGCCATGCTGCCTATTTTAACCGGAGTGGTGGTTATTATCCCTTCCCTTTTTATGGGCAGTCTGGTTCTGGAGTCCTTTTTTGGTGTACCGGGACTTGGCAGTTATATTATTGACGCCATTCAACAACAGGATTTTGCCATTGTCCGGGCGATGGTTTTTCTGGGGTCCATTTTGTATATCGTTGGTTTGATTCTGACGGATATTTCCTACACCTTTGCGGATCCGCGAGTGAGGTTCGGTTCATCATGA
- a CDS encoding ABC transporter permease — MTFLWTDICLLAVLFISLVVTLFSLRKAHVRQAFRRILHQPMSVSAGIVLLFFLGTGILDSIHIRPSSMAMKNNTMSDTADTILDYMLSPLGHTYEKTYSAPLALHLFSTETLFAGGKAKQVYPRLQYVSKSIRNDKEKRHRIRAILVSASGLTLSTMLVLWGILIGVHKVWRNQWRFKPHRGQIIPLITLFLCLYFAYSSYGISRDFHLLGTGKIGQDIFYYTLKSIRTGLVIGILTTLFMLPLALLFGMAAGYFGGVIDDIIQYVYTTLSSIPGVLLITASVLSMQTYIANHPERFATLSQRADARLFALCMILGVTSWTSLCRLLRAEALKLREIDYVLAARALGSSAFRILRKHILPNVMPIVLITLVLDFSFLVLAEAVLSYVGVGVSPMTISWGNMINGARLELAREPLVWWPMMAAFTFMFILVLASNLFADAMRDAFDPHQAINIT; from the coding sequence ATGACTTTTTTATGGACGGATATATGTTTACTGGCCGTATTGTTTATCAGCCTTGTGGTAACACTGTTCAGTTTGCGTAAAGCGCATGTGAGACAGGCATTTCGACGTATTTTACATCAGCCCATGTCGGTCAGCGCCGGCATTGTGCTTCTCTTTTTTCTGGGAACAGGCATTCTGGATTCCATTCATATCCGGCCTTCTTCAATGGCCATGAAAAACAATACCATGAGCGATACCGCTGATACGATTCTGGATTATATGTTGTCTCCGCTGGGGCATACTTATGAAAAGACTTATTCCGCGCCGCTGGCGCTTCATCTTTTCAGCACGGAAACCCTTTTTGCTGGCGGGAAGGCAAAACAAGTGTACCCGCGCTTGCAGTATGTTTCCAAATCCATCAGGAACGATAAGGAGAAACGCCACCGTATTCGCGCTATCCTTGTGAGCGCTTCAGGACTTACTTTATCTACGATGCTGGTTTTATGGGGGATTCTTATTGGTGTTCATAAAGTGTGGCGTAATCAATGGCGTTTTAAACCCCATCGCGGACAGATAATACCTTTAATAACCCTGTTTCTGTGTCTGTATTTTGCTTATTCGAGTTATGGGATATCACGCGACTTTCATCTTTTGGGAACAGGAAAAATTGGTCAGGATATTTTTTATTACACGCTGAAAAGTATTCGTACCGGTCTGGTCATAGGCATTTTAACGACCTTGTTTATGCTGCCTCTGGCTTTATTATTTGGTATGGCCGCCGGTTATTTTGGCGGGGTTATCGATGACATCATACAATATGTGTACACCACATTAAGCTCCATACCCGGTGTCTTGCTGATTACCGCGTCGGTGCTTTCCATGCAGACTTACATAGCCAACCATCCGGAACGATTTGCAACGTTGAGCCAGCGGGCCGATGCGCGCTTGTTTGCGTTGTGTATGATTCTTGGGGTGACCAGCTGGACCAGTTTGTGCCGGTTATTGCGAGCGGAGGCTTTGAAATTACGCGAAATTGATTATGTGCTGGCCGCCAGAGCGCTGGGGAGTAGCGCGTTTCGGATCCTTCGCAAGCATATATTGCCTAATGTGATGCCTATCGTCCTAATCACTCTGGTTCTTGATTTCAGTTTTTTAGTCCTTGCCGAGGCCGTATTATCCTACGTCGGAGTCGGGGTTTCTCCAATGACCATCAGCTGGGGAAACATGATCAATGGTGCGCGTCTTGAACTGGCTCGAGAGCCATTGGTATGGTGGCCGATGATGGCGGCGTTTACTTTTATGTTTATTCTGGTTTTGGCCAGTAACCTTTTTGCCGATGCGATGAGGGATGCTTTTGATCCGCACCAGGCTATCAATATAACTTAG
- a CDS encoding ABC transporter substrate-binding protein yields MYQPHPALARDEQGHYRYLHLPPDYLDENDINKLSDFQYTGTRELVANDYIYQIKRLANPAVNSPIYGLMSEHILGFREFGRTLHPTDPGNFIDLRQFPLAGVAKIDDYTFEITIKGQYPQFLYWLAMPFFSPIPWEADRFYSQPGMDDKNLSLDWYPIGTGPFMLIENNPNRQMVLQKNPDFHIEFFPDGGGAADKKAGYLANAGKVLPLIDKAVYTLEKETIPRWNKFLQGYYDLSGISSDSFDQAIQITSSGEPSLTRAMKEKNIRLTKTIEPSIFYLGFNMLDPVVGGSSERARKLRLAISIVVNYDENIAIFLNGRGSPAQGPIPPGIFGFREGKAGINPYVYSWKNNRAVRRTVEEARALMRQAGYPNGVNPKTGKPLILHYDLPVSGGPDDKAQLDWMRKQFARIGIDLNIRGTQYNRFQEKMRTGNAQIFSWGWNADYPDPENFLFMLYSANGKVKYGGENAANYSNPEYDQLFDLMKNRGNDEQRQQLIDRMMTIVRHDAPWAWGINPETLVLSQQWISAVKPSAFATNSLKFLSVNVTERNRYRQIWNQPVLWPLGFLLLVVLLALIPMGLAYRQKEKQTARRIRL; encoded by the coding sequence ATGTACCAACCGCATCCCGCCCTGGCCAGGGACGAACAAGGCCATTACCGCTATCTGCATTTGCCCCCCGACTACCTTGATGAGAACGACATTAACAAACTGTCTGATTTTCAATACACGGGAACGAGGGAACTGGTTGCCAACGATTATATTTATCAAATCAAGCGTCTGGCCAACCCTGCGGTTAATTCGCCGATTTATGGGTTAATGAGCGAGCATATTCTCGGATTTCGTGAATTCGGGCGCACGTTACACCCGACGGATCCGGGGAATTTTATAGATTTAAGACAGTTTCCCCTGGCCGGGGTTGCCAAAATTGATGATTACACGTTTGAAATCACGATAAAAGGACAGTATCCGCAGTTCCTGTACTGGTTAGCCATGCCCTTCTTTTCTCCCATACCGTGGGAAGCGGATCGATTCTATTCGCAGCCCGGTATGGATGATAAAAATCTGTCACTGGACTGGTATCCGATTGGTACAGGGCCTTTCATGCTGATTGAAAATAACCCTAACCGTCAGATGGTATTGCAGAAAAATCCGGACTTTCATATCGAATTTTTTCCGGACGGTGGAGGGGCGGCTGACAAAAAGGCGGGCTATTTGGCCAATGCCGGCAAGGTATTACCCCTTATTGACAAGGCGGTTTATACCCTGGAAAAAGAAACCATTCCGCGCTGGAACAAATTTTTACAGGGTTATTACGATTTGTCCGGTATTTCAAGCGACAGTTTTGATCAGGCCATTCAGATCACTTCATCCGGAGAACCGTCGCTAACCAGGGCAATGAAGGAGAAAAATATCCGGTTGACGAAGACGATTGAGCCCAGTATTTTTTATCTGGGTTTTAATATGCTGGATCCGGTGGTGGGCGGCAGCAGCGAGCGTGCCAGAAAATTACGCCTTGCCATTTCCATTGTCGTCAATTACGACGAGAACATCGCTATATTTTTAAATGGCCGTGGTTCACCGGCCCAGGGACCCATACCGCCCGGAATTTTTGGGTTTAGAGAAGGAAAGGCGGGGATCAATCCCTATGTGTACTCCTGGAAGAATAATCGGGCCGTTCGTCGAACTGTTGAAGAAGCCCGAGCGTTGATGCGTCAGGCGGGTTATCCCAACGGTGTGAATCCGAAAACAGGAAAACCCCTGATTTTGCACTATGATCTTCCGGTCAGTGGCGGGCCGGATGACAAGGCGCAACTGGACTGGATGCGGAAACAATTTGCCCGTATAGGCATTGATTTGAATATCAGGGGAACGCAATACAATCGTTTTCAGGAAAAAATGCGTACCGGGAATGCCCAGATTTTCAGTTGGGGATGGAACGCGGATTACCCGGATCCGGAAAATTTTCTGTTTATGCTCTACAGTGCCAACGGCAAGGTGAAATATGGTGGTGAAAACGCGGCTAATTACAGCAATCCTGAATATGATCAGTTGTTTGATTTGATGAAAAATCGCGGTAATGATGAGCAAAGACAGCAACTGATTGATCGCATGATGACCATTGTTCGCCATGACGCACCCTGGGCCTGGGGAATTAATCCGGAAACACTGGTTTTGTCCCAGCAATGGATATCTGCGGTCAAACCAAGCGCTTTTGCCACGAATAGCCTGAAATTTCTGTCTGTTAATGTGACCGAACGAAATCGTTACCGGCAGATTTGGAATCAACCGGTGCTTTGGCCGTTGGGTTTTCTGCTGCTGGTGGTGTTGCTGGCTTTGATACCCATGGGGTTGGCTTATCGCCAGAAGGAAAAGCAAACGGCCAGGAGAATCCGGTTATGA